From Pedobacter sp. MC2016-14:
ACTGTGGTTAGAAGACATTCACAATGAATTTGACTTTGATCGCTATAAGCCACTATTTATAACTTTAGGCCGGCAAGAACAGATCAATTTTCTAAAGAAGAGTATATGGCTTTTAAGACAAGGCACGATTAAACTGACTTTAATTGAATTGCTTAGTCTGAGAAATCTTACTGTCAATCCTGAGATTGCAAACTATTTAAAATCCCCAGGACAGATAAATATCTCTGTGTTTATCGTGCTCCAATTACTACAGGATCTCCATATTGGAGCACTTACTAAACAAGAAAAGATTTACCAACTCATAGCTGAGAACATCACGGACATCAGAGAAATGCTTTTCATTGGTGGTTTTTTTGATAAATGCCAGGGTAGGTTAGAAATGGATTTTAAGTTCGAAGTAAAAGCAGATGAACTGTACCCTATAATGGAAAAAAGGAGTGGAATCCCTGCTCATTTAGAATATTGTGAGGGGAGAAAAGCAAAATTAAAGAACACAGATACTTTTTCGATCTGTGAGAATACTGGAAAAGAATTCTGGTGGTGCCGTAATCGTAAATGTTATGCCAATTGCATAAATTCGCATGATGAGTGGCAGGAATTAACAATATTAGATTTCTGTCGTGCATTTGCCATCCCACTACAACAGGATGATTATGAGATTCTACTAGGTTATATCAATAAGATTAATCGTTATTTGAAGCATATGAACTGTAGAACTTGTAATTGTATTTTGAGACCTGCAAGTAGAAACGAACCTTCTCATAATAGCAATTATGGTTTTTATAGGGTTAGTAACTTTGCTTGTATGAATTCAGAATGTCAGAAATACAATCAAATTATTTATCTTTCTCATTGCGCAAACGGTTCTTGTACCGGAATTATTGACCAGCGCGATTCTGTTAAATGTATCCCGGTGGAAGCACCGCATGCTAATTGTGGTTGGTATGTTTGCAATGATTGTTTGGCATGTTGTAATACGCAAAATATTAATAAGAGAAAGTATATTTTAAATAAAAACGCACAAGTGTATCATGGTCATCACCAAGGACATCTCGATCTGGGTATAATCTGTTGCCCCAAGTGCGGGCATGAGTTAAATCGTAATGGAGAGAATGTAGAGAAGTATAAAGAGGTGTTATCATGGCTGATTGCTAACTGTAATTCTTCCAAATCTGTTGTTAAATATGGTAAAAGGCAATTAGATAATAGGTACTGGTTTCTTTTGATGGCTGAAGGTAACAGTATCGCAGATAAATGTCTGTTTAAGGAGAAATTAATACGTTTAGCATCGTATGGATTCAAGATTCCAGATCTTTTACTAGATAAGTCTTCCTACATGGTTTCCGAGCCTTTCATGAATAACGAAAAATCATTAGTTTTTGAATGTGGAAGCTGTGATTATTCGTTAGACCTTGGCGATGACTATGAAAAGCGTGCTATTATGAGAAATTATCATAAAAAGCTACAAATTACTAGGCAGTACGTTTAGTAGTAACGACACTCTTTATTTAACCGAGATAGATTTAGAATCCCAATTGCCGCATAACAAAAAAAACATCGTAACAGCTAGAAGTAAGTGGGTATTTACTAATGGAAAACTTAGACAAGTTGCCGGGGAGAGAATCAAGTAAAACTTTGTCGGATATTAACTTTATAACCCTGGGCTGAAATACTGCTGCTAAACAGCAGAAAGAAGATGAGTGTAAACGTATATTTAAGATTCATTTGATAAAGATAAAAGAAGTATTTTTAAAATCAATCAGTAACTTGGCACAATGAAGCAAGTAATTGTGCTATAATTAACCGAATCATTTTTTAAGAACAGACATGAAAATATTGATCTTGAGTGTTTTATTTTGCATTTTTTTAAATAGTAACGCTCAATCCAACACTAGTTTAGACAATGCAATTAGGGAATATGCTGTGGTAATGAGTAAAAATTTCACCCATGGTTCTGAGTTGTTTAAGGCAATTGTAACTAAATCATTAGTGGAACAAGGTTTTAATGAAGAACAATATATCTTGGATGGAATTAAAAAGATTGATAAAGACAAAATAACCAGAGAAGCTACATACTATATGTGGTATAAAATATTTAAGTCAGATATCAGGCTAAGTACACAATTATCTTCCATGGGAATGTCACCTTACAATGCAAAAATAATAAGCAAGCATATTTCCGAATTCAGTACTATGCCGTTATCTCAGGGATTGAGTTCAAATAGCTCTTCAGAGTATAATATAAGTAGATTTTCTAATTTGGAACTTCCCGTTAACAACGGGGAAAAAGTAGGAAGAATAGCTGTTCGTTTTTCAGTTGATAAAACTGGTAAAGTCACAAGTGCTACACCGGGAACAAAAGGTACCACTCTTGGTGATAAAGAATTATATCAAAAATGTAAAGATGCGCTAATGAATGCACGTTTTATACAACAGGATTCTATAATAAATTCTGGTATAATTATATTTAAGTTTACTGTTAAATAGCAGATTTATTGTTACCCACCCAATTCATAATCTGCTCTTAGCTCTTCAATAAACTTACTCGGTGAGTTCATACTGTACAGCAAAAATACCTTATGCTTTGCTCTCGTTAGCGCAACATAGAAAAGCCTGCGTTCCTCAGCATTTTCGTAGCCATCACCACTTTCCAGCACATAACTCAGCACAGGATCATCTGCAATTTGGGAGGGAAATCCAAAAGCTCCCGAATCCAATCCCAGCAAGATTGAATAATCGCAGGTTAGTCCCTTGCTGCCATGCGCAGTGTAAAAACTGATTTTCAATTGCGGGTAAGATTTCTTCAGTAGCGGCAGACTTGGCAGTATTAAATGTTTATAACGCCCAATTAAAAATACACTGGCATTTGGTGTCTGTATAGAGATGTCACGCAGTATGGCATCAATTTGTTGATATCTGTCATGCTCTGCCTCTAATTTTTTAAGTTTTTTGAGTGGTACAAATTGAAATGCCGGAACCGATGAATTAAAAGGAGAAGTTAGTTTTTTAGGCAGCTGTGCTGGGTTTTTCTGAATGAAGGAGCTACTTACTTTCAAAATCTCTTTGTTGAACCGGTACGTCTGTAAAACAGGATTGTAAGCTGTAAATCCGAAATGCGCACTGAAACTGTTGATGATTGAAATATCACTTCCTGCAAACCGAAATATGGATTGCCAATCGTCTCCAACCGCGTATAGCTTGGCTCCTGGATTAGCCGTTTTCAATGCATTTAGCATAGCATACTTACTTTGTGACATGTCTTGAAACTCATCAACTAATATGTATTTATATTGCTTTTTAAAAGTTCCATTTAGGATATAAGCTGTTGCGTGGTTGATCATGTCATTAAAGTCTATGCTTGCAGTTGCTTTTAACTTTTCCTGATAACAATTGTAAAGTGGGGTAACCATATCCATGAAGACGGCGAAACGCTGATCTTTGGCCACAGATTTTAATTCAGCCGGCGACCTGCCAGCAGATTTCAGTAAGGTAAGAAATGTATGAATCAGACCAATAAAACTGGGAATGTCATTTACTTTATTCAATTCTTCATAGATTTCTGCAGGGTCTCTTTTAACCAGGACAACACCAAAATCTACAAGCTGCTGCTTAAGTAATCGCAACAAAGTATGATCCTTTTTCTGATAGGAATAAGTCCTGACAAGCTTGGTCTCATATTTTTTATGAATCTGTTCCTTCCATTGAATGCCACTGTGATAGCTGGACTTTGCATCTGTAAAAGGTGGCCGATACGAAAACCATTGGGGCACATCGCCATTTTGGTCTATCCCATAATGCTCAATGTAAATGCCGTATTTTGGAAGATAAAAATCGGGTGCGTAATGGCTGTAATCTGGATTACGATCTTCAGCAGCTAATGGAAAAAACGATTCATATTCATACTCTACCTGATGCAGGTATAGAAAATTAGCAACCAGCGTTTCTTCATAACTTTTTAGCTCCCGCCCAGATAAACTTACGTATTTAGTGGACTCCTGGTGTTTTCTGAATTCTTCCGCGGTTTTAAATTCAAAATCATCAGGCGCCTGGCGATTAAAGAAGGCGAAAAAATTAATTGCCTTGCTTTGAAAATCGTCGTCGTTATGAAACAGTGTTGTAAAGCTTTCAAGCAAAAATTCCTTTACAAGGTGATCCTTGCCGTCAAAAGCAATTCTTAAGGGATTACGGTTACAGTGGCGAACCACCTTATTTCCAAAACCATTAAAGGTATTTACGGTGATTTGATCTACTCCAGAATCTTTGCCACAAAATTTGAGTACACGATCATATAGTTCATTAACCGCAGAATTTGTAAAAGAGATGACAAGTAATTCCTCTGGTCTCGCAAGTTTTTTATTCAGGATGTACGCAATCTTTGCGCTTATTGTAGTTGTTTTTCCAGTACCTGCACCAGCGATAACCAAATTATTATCTTCGTCACAGACGATGGCCTTCATTTGTTCATCAGACAACGGATATTGCTCCAGGCTTGAAAAAAAACTGCGGTAACGGTTAATTTCCAGTTTGCTAAAATGTTCATTATAGTTTGCTCTGGTATTTTCTGCATCTCTATGCAGGCTCATGAAATGATCAACGATCTCAAAGTCCTCGCCGGATAAACCATAACGCTTATAATTGGGTGGGATTTGAGTTAGCAGGGGAGTATGTGTGCTTTTGAGTTGCTGGTAATCGTAGTTTGCGAAATAGGCCTTCTCATCAAAGAATTCTTCAAAGTCGAGTTCAGCCTGACGGATATGGGGTAATATGGATAATAGATGCTCTTTATTAAGCGCTCGTTGACGATAGCGGTAGTATAAATAACAAGTGCAAAGACTAAGAAGACCTAAGATGTAAATTATCATTAAATACACATCTTGGAAAAGACTTCTAAGTTCGATTTTTTGTAAGCAGGATTTTTCCTTTTTTGCAGTAAGAGCGGAATAAACTCGTTTTCGTCCATCTATATGTTGTTAATGTTTAATAACAAGTTAATGCTTAGCATTAGCGTTTATTTTAACGACAAATTTAATGAAATTAGGACGGTATTCAGAATTGATTGGTTTTCTGGTAGTGGAAGGTTAAGATTATTGGAGTAGTTAACTCATATTTAAGCCATCAACGTTCTTTTTTTGATCTTCAAACTTGGGCCTTTTTTTAAGAAATCCACATACCCTTTGTGATTTTTGATCGCTTTTATCCCTTCATAACCTACACTAGTGCTGCGGATTTTATTCAATAAAAACGTATCGTCCTTTAACAAGTCTGTTTCATGCAGCGCGCCACTTTTTAATAAAGCTACAATCAGCATTGCCAGTTGCTGATTGGCATAAACGTACAGTGGGGCATTATAGAATTCTTCATTCAGCCTTTTATACAGCTGGTTGATCCATTCTGCCTGCGCCAGATCGGTGACTACAATTCTATCTTCCTGTAGCTTAATAAAAGGCAAAAAGTTTTTTGCCTGCAGTTTACTGATCAATCCCGAGTGTACGGCATCCCGTAATGTATAATCCAAGCGGTCTGCGCAAAGCAGCGGCATGGGCTGCTCTAAAATCGGAAAATGGCCCTGAAGGATTTGATCAATGTGGTAGCCATGCCAATGCAGAATTGCCGGTACTTCAGACTGGCGAAGGAGGCTTTCAAACAATTGCTCGTGGTAAGTTTCCTCTGTATTGTTCATCACATAATCGCCCACATGCGAAAAAGCAGTATGGGATACATCATGTAATAAACCTGCAATTTGTTCCAGTTCTGTACCGCCAAGCATTTTGATGAGCAAGGTTACGCCAATAGAATGCTCCAGGCGGTGGTGACAAATCTCAGGATCAACCAAAAATATAGCGCCACTGTGGTGGATATTGCTCAGCCTTTTTAAGGTGCTGCAATTCAACAGATCTTCAAATACGGCAGGAAGTTCATGGCTTCCATAAATGGGGTCATTTACCTTTATCATACAGCAAACATACAAAATAAACAATTAGATGCTAATGTTGTTAGTATTTAAATTAAAATATACCAAAAATAATAGCATAGCTTTGTAGGCAATAAAAACGACAAGCGATGGGGGAGGAAAAGCAAATTATCCATATGGACCAGGATGCCTTTTTCGTATCCGTAGAGGTGCGGAAAAATAAGGATTTGATTGGTAAGCCCGTAATTATTGGGGGCACATCAGATCGTGGGGTGGTGGCTTCATGCAGTTACGAAGCCCGCAAGTTCGGTGTACATTCGGCCATGTCATCCAGGATGGCCAGGCAATTGTGCCCCCATGCCATATTTATCCGAGGCAACATGGACGAATACTCTGAAGCCTCGCAGCAAATCACCAGCATCATTAAAGAGCGGGTGCCGCTTTTTGAAAAGGCCAGCATAGACGAGCACTACATTGACATGACGGGCATGGACAGGTTTCATTCTACGCTCAAATACGCCAAGGAACTACGTAACACCATCATGAAGGAGCTGCATTTGCCCATTTCTTTTGGCCTTTCGGTAAATAAAACGGTCTCTAAAATGGCCACCAATGAATGCAAACCCGATGGGGAACTGAACATTGAGCAACCAAAAGTGCGCGATTTTCTAAATCCTTTGTCCATCAAAAAAATCCCCGGCCTGGGTGAAAAAACCTTCATCAAGCTGAGCGATATGGGCATTAAAAAGATCTATACCTTATCGCAAATCCACCCCGAGCAAATGAACTTTTTGCTGGGTAAATCCGGACTTTCCTTGCTGCAAAAAGCACAGGGCATAGACCATAGCCCGGTGGTTCCTTATTCGGAACAAAAATCCATAGGTACCCAATGCACTTTCAATGCAGATTCTATCGACATCGAAATGATCAACAACCTGCTGGTGGCCCAGGTGATGGACATTGCTTTTCAGCTAAGGGAGAAAAAGAAACTGGCCGCCTGTGTAACTGTAACCATCCGTTACGCCAATTTTGAAACGGAAAGCAAGCAGATGGCCATTCCTTATACCTCGCTGGATAGCGTGCTGATTGCCACGGCAAAAGAGCTGTTCAAGAAAATGTACAACCGCCGGATGTTGCTGCGGCTGGTGGGTGTAAAGCTCTCTAACATGGTAACGGGCCATGAGCAGATAGACCTGTACAGCGAATCGCAAGAGCAATATAGCCTGGTACAGGCCATGGATAAAATCCGTAACCGTTTTGGTGCAGATGCGGTAACACGTGCTGCGGTGTTAAACCTAAAGCTTTAAAGCCATGTACCTGAACATCCATTCTCATTACAGCCTGCGCTATGGTACGCTATCCATCAAAACACTGGTAGAGGAAGCGCAGGCCAGGGGCATTACCCAAATGGTGCTGACCGACATCAACAACAGCACCGGGGTAATGGAGTTTATGCGCGAATGCCGTAAAAAGCAGATCAAACCCATTGGCGGCATGGAATTCCGCAGGGATAAAAAACTACTGTACATTGGCATTGCCCAGAACAGGGAAGGCATGAAGGAGCTGAACGATTTTTTAACGGAATACAACCTCGCCCAAAGGGAACTGCCCGATTTGCCGCCTGAATTTAAAAATGCCTATACCATTTATCCTTTTGGCCATAAACAGGAACTTAAAGGCAACGAATACATCGGCATCCGCTTTGATGAATTGCACCAGTTGTACAACAAAACATTGGATGCGCTGCAACATAAACTGCTGGTGCTGCAGCCGGTATTTGTAGCTGGCAAAATTGGCTACCGCTTGCATGAATACCTAAGGGGCATAGACCTCAATACCCTGATTACGATGGTAGAGCAGGAAGACAAATGCAAATCCACCGACCTGTTTTTGAAGCCCGGTGAACTGGAAGCCAAATTTGTAAAGTATGCTTTTATTTTAGACAATACCCGTAAGCTGATGGACAGTTGTGTGATGGACTATCCTGAAGGTAAGCTAAAACTGAACCGGAAGAATTTTACAGGCAATGCCAGGGACGATCAATCGCTGCTGGAAAAGCTGGCCATGGAAGGGATGCTGTACCGTTATGGGGATAAAAATAAGGAAGCTTTACGGCGACTTAAAAAGGAATTGAAGGTAGTGGTAGACCTGGATTTTTGCGCCTATTTTTTAATCACGAACGACATCATCCAATACTCCATGCGCAGGGGTTATTACCATGTGGGCAGGGGTTCTGGTGCCAACAGCATTGTGGCCTATTGTCTTCGCATTACCGATGTAGACCCCATAGCGCTGGACTTGTATTTTGAACGCTTTTTAAATGCAGAGCGGACCAGTCCGCCGGATTTTGACCTGGATTTTAGCTGGGACGAAAGGGAAGATGTGCAGGATTATATTTTTAAGCGTTATGGCCGGGAGCATACGGCATTGCTGGGCACCATGACCACTTTTAAAGACCGCTCCATCATCCGCGAGATCGGTAAAGTAATGGGTTTGCCTAAAACAGAAATTGATGGCTTTACCGATCCAAGCCGGTCGGCTGCAAACCGCAATAACGATACCTTTAAAAAGATCATGCTGATTTATGAGTTGATGGGGAATATGCCCAACCAGCGGAGCATCCATGCAGGCGGGGTATTGATTTCTGAAGAGCCCATTACCTATTATACTGCGCTGGATTTGCCACCCAAAGGCATGCCTACCGTGCAATGGGACATGTATGAGGCGGAAGAGATTGGATATGATAAATACGATATTCTTTCCCAAAGGGGCATCGGGCACATTAAGGAAACGGTGAAACTGGTACTGCAAAACCAGCAGAAACACATCGACATCCATCAGGTAAGGGCTTTTATGAAAGACCCCAACCTAAACAACAGGCTAAAAACCGGCGATACCATAGGTTGTTTTTACATTGAGTCGCCAGCCATGCGACAACTGCTCAGCAAGCTGAATTGCGACAATTACTTGACCCTGGTAGCGGCCAGTTCCATCATCAGGCCCGGTGTAGCACAATCTGGCATGATGAAAACCTATATTCAGAACTACCACCAGCCAGATGCTGTAAAATACCTGCACCCGGTGATGGAAGAGAAACTGAAAGAAACCTTTGGCGTAATGGTATACCAGGAAGATGTGATTAAAGTTTGCATCCATTACGGAGGGATGGACGGTACCGATGCCGACATCTTGCGCAGGGGCATGAGCGGCAAATACCGTTCGAGGGTAGAGTTTGACCGTTTGGTAGAGAAGTTCCATGAGGGGGCCGGAATGTTGGGCAGACCGGTGGAGATCACCAAAGAAGTTTGGCGCCAGGTTTCTTCCTTTGCGGGCTATAGTTTTTCTAAAGCCCATTCGGCCAGTTTTGCGGTAGAGAGTTACCAGAGTTTGTTTTTAAAAACCTATTACCCCAAAGAATTTATGGTAGGGGTGCTGAACAATTACGGCGGTTTTTACAACAGGTGGCTGTACGTGCATGAATTGAAGAAAGCAGGGGCAAAGGTTCATTTGCCTTGCGTAAACCAAAGTAGCGCCGTGGTTTCCATTTGTGGTGATGAAGCGTACCTGGGCTTTACGGGCATCCAGGGATTGGAAGGTAAACTCATGGCGCTGATTCCCGAAGAACGCAGACAGGGCGGGGCATATGTGGATCTGGAAGATTTTGTAAAACGGACAGAAATTGGCCTGGAGCAGGCTGTGGTGCTGATCCGCTGCGGGGCCTTGCGCTTTACAGGAAAGAGCAAAAAGACTTTGCTTTGGGAAGTGCATGCTTTGTTGGGGCAAAAATCAAAACCAAATAACCATGCGGAGCTTTTCCACCTGGAGGTTAAAAAATATGCCCTGCCCGAGCTGGTGAATACCAAATTGGAAGACGCCTATCACGAACTGGAATTGCTGGGCTTCCCGCTTAGTTTATCGATGTTTGATTTGCTGAAAACCCCTTACCGGGGCGAAGTGAAGACCAAACAACTGATCAGCCACATTGGGCGAACGGTACGCATGGTGGGCTTGTACGTTTGCGAAAAAACGGTGCACACCAAAAACAACAAGAAAATGTGGTTCGGAACCTTTCTGGATGCCGATGGAAACTTTTTTGATACCACTCATTTCCCCAACAATACACCCATATATCCATTTAGGGGAACAGGCTGTTACCTGATCCAGGGAAAAGTAGTAAGTGATTTCGGCTTTCCGAGTGTTGAGGTAGAAAGGTTTGCAAAACTGCCTATTCTAGACAATCCCGTCATGGCTTAGCCCACTGGCAATGCGATCTTTCCTTTACTCCAATAACAACTGTTCCAAAATGCATTCAATATCCCGACAATTGGGCAGAAAGACCAGGGAAATTCAAAGGAAAGTTGAAGGAAAGTTGAAGGAAACTGGAAGATTCCGACGTATTTGATACGAGGTTAGGTCGGTGTTTGTTCGGTTAGCATCGAAGAAACACCGACTGAACTACGTCGAAATTCCGATCCAATAGCGAATCAAACTTCGACTTTCCTCCCGGTTTCCTTCAATTTATGTTTAAGTTACCGTACAAGTTCCTTGCAGAAGTTCCTGGCTATTGCCATTTAATACACGCAACTGTGTTCGGTTCCAAAATGCTTTCCAGTAGCATTTAAATTTAATGCTTAGCATTAGCGTTTATTTTAACGACAAATTAAAAGAATCTCAGTTTTAGTGAAGTCAATTCAGTTGTAGAAATCAATTTTTCAGATGTAAGCATAAGGAGCCTTCATAACTCACAGACGTGCTGCGAATTTTATTCAACAAAAACTTGTCGTCCTTTAATAGTTCTGTTTCATGCAGCGTGCCACTTTTTAATAAAGCTACAATTAGCTTTGCCAGTTGCTGATTGGCATAAACATGTAGGGGGGCATTGTATAATTCATTATTCAGCCTTTTATACAGTTGGTTGATCCATTCTGCCTGTGCCAGGTCGGTCACTACAATTCTATCTTCCTGTAGCTTAATAAAAGGCAAAAAGTTTTTTGCCTGCAGTTTATTGATCAATCCCGAATGTACCGCATCCCGTAAAGTATAATCCAACCGGTCTGAGCAAAGCAGCGGCATGGGCTGCTCTAAAATCAGAAATGGCACTGAAGAACTTGATCAATGGGATAGCCAAAAATATAGCCCCACTATGCAAAACTGCCAATTTTAGATAATCCGGTCATGGCTTAAACGAAACTTTGGTAGGTTTTAACTATAAAAATATTACCTTTTGGTTAAATTTAGAACTCCTTATGGGCATATGGTAGACATCTAAGAGTAAGGAGTGTATAAGGTACGAGGCAATAAGACAGAGAAGCCACAGCAAACCCAGAGCAATCGCACAGAAAACCCACACAACGTATGCGTTTTTTGTGGATTTTCTGTGCCTTTAGTGGGCCTTTATCTTGGTTTTAATATGGTAATGGTTGGTTCGATGTGTGCTAGTATGCAGCAGTTGATCAGGAAGGTATTTAATTTAAAGTTTAGAGAGTTCTTCAATACTAAGACCAGTAGCATCAGAGATGATCTCTAATGAGATACCTTTGTTGATAAAATTTCTAGCAATCTGTTTTTTTTCTTCAAGCGCTTTTTCCATCGCTTTCTCCTGAGCTTTCAATTCACCTATTGCGATGCCGTCTTCTAAACTTTGTTTAACTGCTCTGCCAACTAATATATCTTTAACTGTCATAGGTACTGTCCTTCCTGTTAGTTGTTCTACTTCTTTTTCAAAGGTCGTGAACATTTGTGGGTTTTCAAAATTTACATAGTAAGTCAAAAACATCATAACTGCATTATGTTTTATTTGACTTACTTTTCTCTTAGTCAGTTCAGTAGCTAAATCGAGCTTCATGTTTTTCAGTTCATGATCATTGGCGTTTTTATGTTTTAAAGCCAGCAAAACCACCAGTGCAATTACAGCAAAAATATTGGGGTTTTTTCTCAGTTCTGCTTCATCCTGATCCAGAAGTTTATAAGTATTAAACTCATAGCTAAGCTTTGTACCAAGATATTCATCGCAGTAGGGCAAGGGCATGTAACCTTTAACATCGTCAATTAAAATGGCGAATGCGGTAATGGATACGTTGTGTTTACCATTTTTTAAAGGCACGCTTACCAATTTATCCATGAAACGTACTTTACCGCTATTTTCTAAGTATTAAGGTAGAGAAGTCGCAAAACTACCAATTGTCAATAAAGTCAATTAAAATTATTTAATTTTTTTGGGTTGTTTACGCTTTTCAGTTGTTTTTATATTAAATGCAATCATCTGCGCTTTTCTGTAGCGTTGAAATGACTATTTTTCAATTAAAATTGGCTCTGGCTTTCAAAGCCTCACAATTCTATATACTTACGTTGTGTATTCTACTGGTATTCAATCAAATTAATTATGAAAAATGTTTCGGTCCTATTCTTAATTCTCTTTGTCTATTCAGGGTGCTCAAATGGCAGATCTAAAGACAACCAGCAATTTTTTTTTAAAAAAGATACAGTTTTAAGTCGCTATATTTCTCACAGCACTGGCGATAGTACAAAGAAAATATTTGAATGGTCGAAGGTGAACGATTTAAGGATTGTTGCCGGAGGTGACGTAAAGTTTATATTTCAAAAGGACGGTAAGATTAGAAAAATTTCAAGCCGAAATCAGATCGACACTTTAGATTATATACCATTTAAGATGACAGATCAGCAGAAACCCAAGATAGCCACTAGGCTTATTGGAGATAAATTTGAACTATTAGGCGTTTACGAAGATGAGACGGCAAAAAACAGCGGCTTGTATTTCGCCTTTTACAGATACAAAAATTATATCTTTATGCAGTGCCATGAGACGATCGGCTTTCTGGTCGGGATAGTATTATTTTCGCAAGATCAAGGGAACCCATTTAAGGAAAATGGAGTTGTCTTTCCTTATTCAAATAAGATTGTGTTTGAAAGATAAATTATTCAAAATCCTTTTAGCAAATTAAAACTACAATGCCCCCGAATACTATAAAATTTGGGGGCATTTTGTCGAAAGACAAGCAGAAAAAACAAGTTGCATCAAATTTTTAAACAGTTGGGAGGCATCTCCGTACCATATCCGCAGCAAAAATACAGAGAGCGCACAGCCGGAGTGTGGTTGTTCTGTGCTTACTGTTTTTTTAGTCTGAATTTGCTTTTTTTTCCTGCGGCTACGGTGGAGGTATTTTGAACGGTATAGGTATAGCTGAAATTTGTTTTTTGAGACATAAAAAGATTCCTCTATAAAAAGGATGGCAGGATAAGTTGCAAGAGGTAACCAGCAAAACATGAGCTTGTTGCTTTTACAAAGTTTGATTATTATTGTACAAAAAAATGCCAGGTCAACCGCCAAATATTGTAAAAATCTATCGAATTCTTCATGTGGATAACGTTGAGTATCTGCTGAAACATGGTCTTTTTAATCGTGAACATGAAAAAGCAGATCCCAATTACATCAATATTGGAGATAGTGATTTAATACGTAATAGACACGACTATCCCGTTGGTATTAACCCTCCTGGAGGTTCTTTAGGAGAATTTATTCCATTTTATTTTGGTAGACTTTCTCCAATGTTATTGAAAATAAAAACTGGTGGTAGTGGTGTAAATCGCCTTCCTCAAGAAAAAATTGTGTATATTGTTTGTAAAGTTGATGACATAGTCGATCAGTGCGGAGAATGGTGTTTTACAGATGGCCATGCAAAACAAAAGATTTCGGCGTTTTATAATAAATTGGATGATCTTGCTGAAGTTTATTGGGATAAAGTTGACCTTCGTTATTGGAATAATACAGAGGAAGATTTTGATAAAATGCGGCACAAACAAGCGGAGTTCTTGGTTAGATTTCATGTCCCGGTAAACTGTATTCTTGAGCTAGTTACTCATAATAAAAGTGTAGCTTTGCAAATTGA
This genomic window contains:
- a CDS encoding DNA polymerase III subunit alpha, with amino-acid sequence MYLNIHSHYSLRYGTLSIKTLVEEAQARGITQMVLTDINNSTGVMEFMRECRKKQIKPIGGMEFRRDKKLLYIGIAQNREGMKELNDFLTEYNLAQRELPDLPPEFKNAYTIYPFGHKQELKGNEYIGIRFDELHQLYNKTLDALQHKLLVLQPVFVAGKIGYRLHEYLRGIDLNTLITMVEQEDKCKSTDLFLKPGELEAKFVKYAFILDNTRKLMDSCVMDYPEGKLKLNRKNFTGNARDDQSLLEKLAMEGMLYRYGDKNKEALRRLKKELKVVVDLDFCAYFLITNDIIQYSMRRGYYHVGRGSGANSIVAYCLRITDVDPIALDLYFERFLNAERTSPPDFDLDFSWDEREDVQDYIFKRYGREHTALLGTMTTFKDRSIIREIGKVMGLPKTEIDGFTDPSRSAANRNNDTFKKIMLIYELMGNMPNQRSIHAGGVLISEEPITYYTALDLPPKGMPTVQWDMYEAEEIGYDKYDILSQRGIGHIKETVKLVLQNQQKHIDIHQVRAFMKDPNLNNRLKTGDTIGCFYIESPAMRQLLSKLNCDNYLTLVAASSIIRPGVAQSGMMKTYIQNYHQPDAVKYLHPVMEEKLKETFGVMVYQEDVIKVCIHYGGMDGTDADILRRGMSGKYRSRVEFDRLVEKFHEGAGMLGRPVEITKEVWRQVSSFAGYSFSKAHSASFAVESYQSLFLKTYYPKEFMVGVLNNYGGFYNRWLYVHELKKAGAKVHLPCVNQSSAVVSICGDEAYLGFTGIQGLEGKLMALIPEERRQGGAYVDLEDFVKRTEIGLEQAVVLIRCGALRFTGKSKKTLLWEVHALLGQKSKPNNHAELFHLEVKKYALPELVNTKLEDAYHELELLGFPLSLSMFDLLKTPYRGEVKTKQLISHIGRTVRMVGLYVCEKTVHTKNNKKMWFGTFLDADGNFFDTTHFPNNTPIYPFRGTGCYLIQGKVVSDFGFPSVEVERFAKLPILDNPVMA
- a CDS encoding DUF4433 domain-containing protein; this encodes MPGQPPNIVKIYRILHVDNVEYLLKHGLFNREHEKADPNYINIGDSDLIRNRHDYPVGINPPGGSLGEFIPFYFGRLSPMLLKIKTGGSGVNRLPQEKIVYIVCKVDDIVDQCGEWCFTDGHAKQKISAFYNKLDDLAEVYWDKVDLRYWNNTEEDFDKMRHKQAEFLVRFHVPVNCILELVTHNKSVALQIEQTVERLGLEIPVRVDPSGNYYY